A stretch of the Pan troglodytes isolate AG18354 chromosome 20, NHGRI_mPanTro3-v2.0_pri, whole genome shotgun sequence genome encodes the following:
- the LOC129135266 gene encoding choriogonadotropin subunit beta variant 2 isoform X1, whose amino-acid sequence MSKGLLLLLLLSMGGTWASKEPLRPRCRPINATLAVEKEGCPVCITVNATICAGYCPTMTRVLQGVLPALPQVVLPALPQVVCNYRDVRFESIRLPGCPRGVNPVVSYAVALSCQCALCCRSTTDCGGPKDHPLTCDDPRFQASSSSKAPPPSLPSPSRLPGPSDTPILPQ is encoded by the exons ATGTCAAAG gggctgctgctgttgctgctgctgagcATGGGCGGGACATGGGCATCCAAGGAGCCGCTTCGGCCACGGTGCCGCCCCATCAATGCCACCCTGGCTGTCGAGAAGGAGGGCTGCCCCGTGTGCATCACCGTCAACGCCACCATCTGTGCCGGCTACTGCCCCACCATG ACCCGCGTGCTGCAGGGGGTCCTGCCGGCCCTGCCTCAGGTGGTCCTGCCGGCCCTGCCTCAGGTGGTGTGCAACTACCGCGATGTGCGCTTCGAGTCCATCCGGCTCCCTGGCTGCCCGCGCGGCGTGAACCCCGTGGTCTCCTACGCCGTGGCTCTCAGCTGTCAATGTGCACTCTGCTGCCGCAGCACCACTGACTGCGGGGGTCCCAAGGACCACCCCTTGACCTGTGATGACCCCCGCTTCCAGGCCTCCTCTTCCTCAAAGGCCCCTCCCCCCAGCCTTCCAAGTCCATCCCGACTCCCGGGGCCCTCGGACACCCCGATCCTCCCACAATAA
- the LOC129135266 gene encoding choriogonadotropin subunit beta variant 1 isoform X2 translates to MSTFPVLAEDIPLRERHVKGRVDPHFQAPKMEMFQGLLLLLLLSMGGTWASKEPLRPRCRPINATLAVEKEGCPVCITVNATICAGYCPTMTRVLQGVLPALPQVVLPALPQVVCNYRDVRFESIRLPGCPRGVNPVVSYAVALSCQCALCCRSTTDCGGPKDHPLTCDDPRFQASSSSKAPPPSLPSPSRLPGPSDTPILPQ, encoded by the exons ATGTCCACATTCCCAGTGCTTGCGGAAGATATCCCGCTAAGAGAGAGACATGTCAAAGGTAGGGTAGATCCACATTTCCAGGCACCAAAGATGGAGATGTT CCAggggctgctgctgttgctgctgctgagcATGGGCGGGACATGGGCATCCAAGGAGCCGCTTCGGCCACGGTGCCGCCCCATCAATGCCACCCTGGCTGTCGAGAAGGAGGGCTGCCCCGTGTGCATCACCGTCAACGCCACCATCTGTGCCGGCTACTGCCCCACCATG ACCCGCGTGCTGCAGGGGGTCCTGCCGGCCCTGCCTCAGGTGGTCCTGCCGGCCCTGCCTCAGGTGGTGTGCAACTACCGCGATGTGCGCTTCGAGTCCATCCGGCTCCCTGGCTGCCCGCGCGGCGTGAACCCCGTGGTCTCCTACGCCGTGGCTCTCAGCTGTCAATGTGCACTCTGCTGCCGCAGCACCACTGACTGCGGGGGTCCCAAGGACCACCCCTTGACCTGTGATGACCCCCGCTTCCAGGCCTCCTCTTCCTCAAAGGCCCCTCCCCCCAGCCTTCCAAGTCCATCCCGACTCCCGGGGCCCTCGGACACCCCGATCCTCCCACAATAA